One Lycium barbarum isolate Lr01 chromosome 5, ASM1917538v2, whole genome shotgun sequence genomic window carries:
- the LOC132642734 gene encoding F-box/kelch-repeat protein At3g23880-like — translation MADSIIPVLPREIIMEILLKLPPKSLLKFMCVSKLWLQLISSPEFVKTHLKLIANDKECICHRVILQESGDNFKVCCLPSLFYKEQRIELFDMGSPMGNPTIYTWIVGSVNGLICLYSKIEEPVLWNPTIRKSKKLPTFGANLRKDCSYYCKYGFGYDESRDDYKVVVIQCISEDGGSYDTVVNIYSLKTDSWRTINKFQGNFLVNSSGKFVDGKLYWALSADVDTFNVCNIISLDLADETWRRLELPRYVEGSYPLALGVVGGDLSLLCPNCHEVTNSDVCIMNDCGVEVSWTKIFTVDHTKDLGEFIFFSPIFSVPSCQSNKGEILVLIPPVIMLYDGSTRQLEVVDQFEECAVAEIYVESLIDPLLIANHETTLI, via the coding sequence ATGGCTGATTCGATAATCCCTGTTCTTCCCCGTGAAATCATCATGGAGATTCTCTTAAAGCTGCCCCCGAAGTCCCTGTTGAAATTCATGTGTGTTTCAAAATTATGGCTTCAACTAATCTCTAGCCCTGAGTTTGTAAAAACTCATTTGAAATTAATAGCTAATGACAAAGAATGCATTTGCCATAGGGTTATTCTTCAAGAATCCGGCGACAATTTCAAAGTATGTTGTCTCCCTTCCTTGTTTTACAAAGAACAAAGGATTGAGCTATTTGACATGGGTTCTCCCATGGGAAACCCCACTATTTATACTTGGATTGTGGGTTCTGTCAATGGACTGATTTGTCTATACAGTAAGATAGAGGAGCCAGTTCTATGGAACCCCACAATTAGGAAGTCTAAGAAATTGCCTACATTTGGAGCTAACTTGAGGAAGGATTGCTCTTACTATTGCAAATATGGTTTTGGATATGATGAGTCACGTGATGATTATAAAGTAGTAGTTATTCAGTGTATTTCTGAGGATGGCGGTTCGTATGATACTGTAGTCAACATTTACAGTTTGAAGACTGATTCTTGGAGAACAATCAATAAGTTTCAGGGCAACTTTCTGGTAAATTCTTCAGGTAAATTTGTCGATGGAAAGCTTTACTGGGCTTTATCTGCTGATGTTGATACATTCAATGTGTGCAACATTATCTCTCTTGATTTAGCAGACGAGACATGGAGAAGGTTGGAGCTTCCGAGATATGTAGAAGGCAGCTATCCATTGGCACTGGGAGTGGTGGGAGGTGATCTTTCTCTGCTTTGTCCTAATTGTCATGAAGTAACTAATTCTGATGTGTGCATTATGAACGATTGTGGAGTTGAAGTATCATGGACAAAGATTTTCACCGTCGATCATACTAAAGATCTTGGAGAGTTTATATTCTTTTCACCCATATTCTCTGTACCCTCTTGCCAGTCAAATAAGGGTGAAATTTTAGTTTTGATTCCCCCAGTTATCATGTTATATGATGGTTCAACCAGACAACTAGAGGTCGTTGATCAATTTGAGGAATGCGCTGTCGCAGAAATCTATGTAGAAAGCCTTATTGATCCCCTATTGATAGCTAACCATGAAACCACACTCATTTAG